A genomic region of Anopheles aquasalis chromosome Y, idAnoAquaMG_Q_19, whole genome shotgun sequence contains the following coding sequences:
- the LOC126579631 gene encoding methionyl-tRNA formyltransferase, mitochondrial isoform X1, whose translation MNVFVNVSWRRMASLGKLCDARSYSSNVSRLKILFFGTDNFSLPSLKIIHRNWKQGRTVSRLEVVTSFKAAKNPVKQYSLTEGIPVSDWQSYRPNENFDLGVVVSFGHLIQEEMISSFNRGMLNVHASLLPQLRGAAPIVHAIANGHRRTGISIMRIEPKRFDIGEILLQSTVDIPRDMLMPQLHDELAQLGADCLMQCIDDFDFYNGQALRQDGSKATYAPKIDRNFAEIRWKHHRALQIYDLYRSLYSLAPLKTWFCGEPVKLFEIAYCHDQSNAKKQTEKAPGCIEYSRQTKQLLVWCCDGFCIEVLQLSIGRKKTLTAQDFHNGFLSKVAHSRKVFG comes from the exons ATGAATGTCTTCGTTAATGTAAGTTGGCGAAGAATGGCATCCTTGGGCAAGCTCTGCGATGCTCGGAGCTACAGTTCCAACGTTTCACGATTGAAAATCTTGTTCTTTGGCACGGATAATTTCTCTCTACCCAGCCTTAAAATAATCCATAGGAATTG gaAACAAGGAAGAACAGTTAGCAGGCTAGAAGTGGTCACGTCCTTCAAAGCAGCGAAAAATCCAGTCAAACAGTACAGCTTGACGGAAGGGATACCGGTTAGCGATTGGCAATCGTACCGACCGAACGAGAACTTCGATCTCGGAGTGGTGGTTTCTTTCGGGCATCTTATTCAGGAAGAGATGATTAGTTCTTTCAATCG CGGAATGCTCAATGTGCATGCCAGCCTCCTGCCACAGCTTCGCGGTGCTGCACCAATCGTTCATGCCATAGCTAATGGTCATCGACGGAcaggcatcagcatcatgcgTATCGAGCCGAAGCGTTTCGATATCGGTGAAATATTGCTACAATCAACCGTAGATATACCAAGAGACATGCTGATGCCGCAATTACACGACGAATTGGCACAGTTAGGTGCTGATTGTTTGATGCAATGCATTGATGATTTTGACTTTTATAACGGACAGGCATTGCGGCAGGACGGTTCGAAAGCAACATACG CACCCAAGATCGATCGGAACTTCGCTGAGATTAGATGGAAGCACCACAGAGCTCTGCAGATCTATGATCTGTATCGCTCACTCTACAGTTTAGCACCATTGAAAACATGGTTTTGCGGTGAACCAGTCAAACTTTTCGAGATAGCTTATTGCCACGATCAAAGCAACGCgaagaaacaaaccgaaaaggCGCCCGGTTGCATCGAATACTCCcgacaaaccaaacaactgttggtgtggtgttgcgATGGCTTTTGCATCGAGGTATTGCAGCTATCCATCGGTAGGAAAAAGACTCTCACTGCGCAAGATTTCCACAATGGGTTTTTGAGTAAAGTAGCTCATTCCCGAAAGGTCTTCGGTTAG
- the LOC126579631 gene encoding methionyl-tRNA formyltransferase, mitochondrial isoform X2, whose product MSSLILKIIHRNWKQGRTVSRLEVVTSFKAAKNPVKQYSLTEGIPVSDWQSYRPNENFDLGVVVSFGHLIQEEMISSFNRGMLNVHASLLPQLRGAAPIVHAIANGHRRTGISIMRIEPKRFDIGEILLQSTVDIPRDMLMPQLHDELAQLGADCLMQCIDDFDFYNGQALRQDGSKATYAPKIDRNFAEIRWKHHRALQIYDLYRSLYSLAPLKTWFCGEPVKLFEIAYCHDQSNAKKQTEKAPGCIEYSRQTKQLLVWCCDGFCIEVLQLSIGRKKTLTAQDFHNGFLSKVAHSRKVFG is encoded by the exons ATGTCTTCGTTAAT CCTTAAAATAATCCATAGGAATTG gaAACAAGGAAGAACAGTTAGCAGGCTAGAAGTGGTCACGTCCTTCAAAGCAGCGAAAAATCCAGTCAAACAGTACAGCTTGACGGAAGGGATACCGGTTAGCGATTGGCAATCGTACCGACCGAACGAGAACTTCGATCTCGGAGTGGTGGTTTCTTTCGGGCATCTTATTCAGGAAGAGATGATTAGTTCTTTCAATCG CGGAATGCTCAATGTGCATGCCAGCCTCCTGCCACAGCTTCGCGGTGCTGCACCAATCGTTCATGCCATAGCTAATGGTCATCGACGGAcaggcatcagcatcatgcgTATCGAGCCGAAGCGTTTCGATATCGGTGAAATATTGCTACAATCAACCGTAGATATACCAAGAGACATGCTGATGCCGCAATTACACGACGAATTGGCACAGTTAGGTGCTGATTGTTTGATGCAATGCATTGATGATTTTGACTTTTATAACGGACAGGCATTGCGGCAGGACGGTTCGAAAGCAACATACG CACCCAAGATCGATCGGAACTTCGCTGAGATTAGATGGAAGCACCACAGAGCTCTGCAGATCTATGATCTGTATCGCTCACTCTACAGTTTAGCACCATTGAAAACATGGTTTTGCGGTGAACCAGTCAAACTTTTCGAGATAGCTTATTGCCACGATCAAAGCAACGCgaagaaacaaaccgaaaaggCGCCCGGTTGCATCGAATACTCCcgacaaaccaaacaactgttggtgtggtgttgcgATGGCTTTTGCATCGAGGTATTGCAGCTATCCATCGGTAGGAAAAAGACTCTCACTGCGCAAGATTTCCACAATGGGTTTTTGAGTAAAGTAGCTCATTCCCGAAAGGTCTTCGGTTAG